The DNA window CATCTATGGAGAAGTTTTTGATGGTGGAGCTTTTTCCTTATCTGTTTGTTCCGTTTTCTTTTTCTCCTCTTCCTGCTTCTTTTTATTTTCTTTTTCCAGCTCTTCTTTAATACGCTTTTCTTCCTTCTCAAGCTTTAAAGCTTCTTTTAAAGAATCCTGGTATTTTTGAGATGACATTCTAATCTGACGTACAATATCTACTGAAGTTGCACCATTAGAAAAAGAGTCAATAGCTGTTGTATCATAGTGCACTTTCATATCCTGCTCAGCATCGATGTGAGCAGGTTCTCCTTTGGAGCATGAAATAAAAAAGGTGGAAAAAATGATAGCTACAAAAAATAAATTTTTCATGGAACTAATTTAATAGAAATTCCGCAATTACCGGGTAATGGTCTGATAATTTTACGGATTGATCTATTTTAAAGCTTATAGGCCTAATATCTTTTGATGTGAAAATATAATCAATTCTTAAAGGAACTTTGTAGTCGTGAAAACTGGTAGAAACACCGTTTCCTACTGTTAAAAACGCATCATCTAAGTTCTTTCCCAAATTATAATACTCATATGAGTTTGGTACAGAGTTAAAATCCCCAGCAAGTATTACCGGATAAGGAGAGAAATCTATCGCTTTTCTTATTTTCTTTATCTGCTCTTCATGGGCTCTGAACGTTGGCGCCATATGCGAAAAAAGTTGGTGAATCTTATTTGTTCCCTTTCCTGCTCCGCTAAAACTAAACATTGATTTATCTAAGCGAAATGGTTCAAGATATACATTTACTATTCTCACTATCTTTCCATTAATATCAATATCGGCATAAAAAGAATTTCCCCGGGATTTATCTTCTATTAATTCGGCTTGTCTTACAATTCTATGTTTAGTTTTTAAAATCACTACCGGATATTTTATCATATCCTTTCTAAGCGCTGTATTCGTGTCTTTTTCCTGAACAAGAATAATATCTGCATTCTGATCCTGAATATATTTCTTTACCTTATCCCAGCCAAATTCTCCATATTTCACATTGAATGTCAATATCTTAACATCTCTGATAGACTTATAGTTTTCAGTTTTAGGAGAGAAATTAACCCATCGTCTGATAGGATTATAGAAAATAAATGTACTAAGAAGGAATACGATTGCAATTTTATTTCTTTTAATGATCCATATCAGTGTCAATATAATATGTAAAATGACCAAATAAGGAAAACCAAGTGAAAGAAGATTTAAGCTACCTAGGATATTAGGAGGAACCCATGCATTAGCAAGGGTACATAATAGTAGAACAATAATTGCAATATGTGAAAACAATAATATCTGGTTAGGCTTCATGAAAAAACGGTCTAGTCTTTTTTTCATCAAAAACCAAACCAATGTGAGAAACTTTAACGGACTTTATGATTATTACTTTTTTAATTTAAAAGTAGTTATAACCGGATAATGATCTGAAATTCTGACAGAACGGTCAACCTGATAGCTGAGTGGTTGTATAGATTGGGATGTGAAAACATAATCTATTCTTATTGGAAATTTATAGTCATGAAAGCTTGTAGCACTGCCCCTCCCTGATTCTACAAAAGCATCCTTGAGTCCTTTTCCTAAATGATAATACTCATAAGAATTTGGAACTGAGTTGAAATCACCAACCAAAATAACAGGATAGGGAGATTCATCAATCCCCTTTCTTACTTTTTCTATTTGCTCCTGATGCATTTTAAAAGTTGGAATTAATCTTCTTACAACACCTTTCACTTTTTGTTTATCTTCATCACTATCCCCCTGAAGTTTCACCATGCTCTTTTCAAACTTAAATGGCTGAAGGTAAACATTGATAAAGCGGTATACATTTCCTTTTATTTCTATATCTGTTTGATTTGCATAAGCGTTATTAATCTTATGATCACTATCAATCAATTCTTTCTGATCAATAATTTTATATTTAGAAAAGATTGAAACAATAACGTCTCCTTTTCCTTCACCGAATCCGTTGAATTGATACTTTTTGACATCACCATGTTCCTGAAGCATTACAATATCAGCATTTTGATTGTCAATGTATTTTTCAATAGCATCCTGACCCAATATTCCTCCTTTTGCGTTTAGTGAAACAATTTTAAGATCAGATCCAGCTTTATCCACAGAGGTAAAATTCACCCATCTTTTAATTGGGCTTAAAAAAAGCAAGCCCAAAGCAACAAATACAACAGCTCTCTTTTTCCATGAAAAAATCCAGAAAATAGTTAATAATATATAAGCGATAATGAGAACAGGAAAGCCAAGTGACAACAAATTAAACCACGGATATATTTTCGGAGGTATGTAGGCATTGAGCAATGTTCCTAATAATAGAAGCAGTATCCCCAAATGTGCTATTAAAAATATAAGGCGAAGTATTTTCACAGGTTTATTTTAACGGAATCGATATAAATGTTTTTTCCAGATTAGTGCTAATATAAACCCTACAATAGCTCCACCTACATGGGCAAAATGAGCAATACCCCCAACATTTCCTGAAACACCTAAATAAATAGAAATAACGAGTAATATAGGTAACAAATATTTTACTTTAATAGGAACGGGAATAAACATGATTCCAATTTTTGAATCCGGATATAAGGTAGCAAAAGCCGCTATAACTCCAAAAATGGCTCCCGACGCACCTACCATTGGAGTCCTTAATGCATTATACAGGCTCTGAGAAAGCTCTTTTCCTTCTGTTGTTGTTGCACTGATATTCATATCCCCAGCATATCCGATTGCTGCTTTTTTATAAATTTCAGCCGCATTTAATCCCAAACCTTCTAAACTTGAAGTGATTTGCTGAATCTCCACAAAATTCCAAAGATTAAATAAGAAAAACGCTCCTAATCCGCTTACAAAATAAAGAATCAAATATTTCTTTTCTCCTAAAGACTGCTCCAGGATTGGCCCAAAGCTCCACAAAGTCAACATATTAAATAAAATATGCGCAAATCCACCATGCATAAACA is part of the Chryseobacterium paludis genome and encodes:
- a CDS encoding endonuclease/exonuclease/phosphatase family protein, encoding MKKRLDRFFMKPNQILLFSHIAIIVLLLCTLANAWVPPNILGSLNLLSLGFPYLVILHIILTLIWIIKRNKIAIVFLLSTFIFYNPIRRWVNFSPKTENYKSIRDVKILTFNVKYGEFGWDKVKKYIQDQNADIILVQEKDTNTALRKDMIKYPVVILKTKHRIVRQAELIEDKSRGNSFYADIDINGKIVRIVNVYLEPFRLDKSMFSFSGAGKGTNKIHQLFSHMAPTFRAHEEQIKKIRKAIDFSPYPVILAGDFNSVPNSYEYYNLGKNLDDAFLTVGNGVSTSFHDYKVPLRIDYIFTSKDIRPISFKIDQSVKLSDHYPVIAEFLLN
- a CDS encoding endonuclease/exonuclease/phosphatase family protein — encoded protein: MKILRLIFLIAHLGILLLLLGTLLNAYIPPKIYPWFNLLSLGFPVLIIAYILLTIFWIFSWKKRAVVFVALGLLFLSPIKRWVNFTSVDKAGSDLKIVSLNAKGGILGQDAIEKYIDNQNADIVMLQEHGDVKKYQFNGFGEGKGDVIVSIFSKYKIIDQKELIDSDHKINNAYANQTDIEIKGNVYRFINVYLQPFKFEKSMVKLQGDSDEDKQKVKGVVRRLIPTFKMHQEQIEKVRKGIDESPYPVILVGDFNSVPNSYEYYHLGKGLKDAFVESGRGSATSFHDYKFPIRIDYVFTSQSIQPLSYQVDRSVRISDHYPVITTFKLKK
- a CDS encoding rhomboid family intramembrane serine protease, which produces MFNNIPPITRNIIIINIVVFIVSSFIFPQLFSVLAAYYPLSPNFKSWQIITHMFMHGGFAHILFNMLTLWSFGPILEQSLGEKKYLILYFVSGLGAFFLFNLWNFVEIQQITSSLEGLGLNAAEIYKKAAIGYAGDMNISATTTEGKELSQSLYNALRTPMVGASGAIFGVIAAFATLYPDSKIGIMFIPVPIKVKYLLPILLVISIYLGVSGNVGGIAHFAHVGGAIVGFILALIWKKHLYRFR